A single genomic interval of Oncorhynchus mykiss isolate Arlee chromosome 13, USDA_OmykA_1.1, whole genome shotgun sequence harbors:
- the LOC110486834 gene encoding uncharacterized protein LOC110486834 produces MGLPALGLIPFLGPLAFPVALGTVAVGGFILIKAIHKKPSYHPGSPIITHSVKVKSNNASGNEPTGNAASKTTEGQQSSNETTIIIAYGLGVVDTYKNVKKGRPSQFGPGNFRMAEADHIPPLASLRIARNHERLDRLLQVNPRLHEMIMSLDYDPTGQNLLTMRVLYQDHRDALTTGNSRESQVSSRLLAETIVDGDAALMLRKAFIMGHPISSWQLREDAGLAAPYTDGNIDMSDEGTRQYYRYGYIELVEAYHKKGIINKNQAEQLIAWVKREMYLDRDTQEYKEILDDIKRHICVFRW; encoded by the exons ATGGGTCTTCCAGCCTTGGGTCTGATACCGTTTTTGGGGCCCCTTGCGTTTCCAGTAGCATTGGGAACAGTCGCAGTAGGGGGGTTTATATTGATTAAGGCGATTCATAAGAAACCTTCGTATCATCCAGGAAGTCCCATAATAACACATTCCGTGAAGGTAAAGTCAAATAATGCTTCTGGAAATGAACCCACTGGAAATGCTGCCAGCAAGACGACAGAAGGACAGCAGAGCAGCAATGAAACTACCATCATAATTGCTTACGGCCTTGGAGTGGTTGATACTTATAAAAA TGTTAAAAAAGGTAGACCATCTCAGTTTGGTCCGGGTAACTTTCGCATGGCAGAGGCAGACCATATTCCACCATTGGCTTCTCTGAGGATAGCCCGAAACCATGAACGACTGGATCGTCTCCTACAAGTGAATCCAAGGCTTCATGAGATGATCATGAGCCTTGATTATGACCCAACTGGACAGAACCTGTTAACCATGAGGGTTCTTTACCAGGATCACAGAGATGCTCTGACTACTGGAAACAGCAGGGAATCTCAAGTATCCAG TCGTCTGCTGGCAGAGACAATCGTAGACGGAGATGCTGCACTTATGCTGAGGAAGGCTTTTATCATGGGTCATCCTATATCTTCCTGGCAGCTCAGAGAAGACGCAG GATTGGCCGCACCATATACCGATGGTAACATTGACATGTCTGATGAAGGAACAAGGCAGTACTACAGATATGGCTACATTGAGCTGGTCGAAGCATACCACAAGAAGGGGATAATCAACAAGAATCAAGCAGAACAGCTCATTGCATGGGTGAAAAGAGAGATGTACCTGGACCGGGATACCCAAGAGTATAAGGAGATCCTTGATGACATTAAACGTCATATTTGTGTTTTCCGGTGGTAG